The Brassica napus cultivar Da-Ae unplaced genomic scaffold, Da-Ae ScsIHWf_1823;HRSCAF=2459, whole genome shotgun sequence genome includes a region encoding these proteins:
- the LOC125599252 gene encoding nucleolar protein 6-like isoform X2 has translation MEADSKLNDLLEKSRIDRDSTVDGLVSSIEEAIDAIPEGLEVTSELAPSFVSEIGADKVEFIFKKPNGFRPVGSYSTRCMAKPDASVDLLLHLPKECFHEKDYMNHLYHAKRCLYLCVLKNHLLLSSSVEKVEWSALQNEARKPVLVVFPAKKVDHLPGFSIRIIPSAKSLFDVAMLSMSSNNLPSVTADGDSLPTPTYNLSILEDMFLEENSNLLENRLSQWKALPDALILLKIWARQRSSIYAHDCLNGFLIFVIVSFLARFGYIEKSQNALQIFTKTLEFITTHDFEGSGLFFTAGKTKILASTEENKKFKELFPVLICDPSTHVNLAFRMTSIGLHELRHEASSTLTRMKLSDGGFEEAFMTKIDYPVKYDHCIRLHLEGKIAEPTSVFCLDKEYWRIYEQKVHSLLEQGLGDRAKSIRVVWRNANQGSYVEDGLSVLDREPLFIGISIRSTENAFRMVDIGPDADNKEEVLKFRKFWGDKSELRRLEDGRIAECTVWETQQWRRHLIMKQMIEYIFERHLSLYSDDIVQLVDQLDFSLLYGDKDPTFGNSLYVFKVLSKCLLEIKGIPLNVSGIQPLDSALRLTSVFPPEPHPLVCVKIVERRLHEHMPSCIPTMEVMIQLEGPGDLEIEKTKTDFLLQIVKKLQKVKGITRPATENNVVFMGGYAFRLSILHEIGPDRVKDLSSTDKMLFFRCQHAKMIYGLQAGFPTYAPVARLAKRWVSAHLFSGCLAEEAIELLVAHVFLTPLPLGVPLSRFSGFLRFLRLLADYDWWSCPLIVDRNSDFGINDHKDINDNFMSSRKRDEEGRQNISSAMFLAAPYDKASEAWTTFSPNLSEQKRLVASARSSANVLSKLVLQEHNDSVQWESLFRPPLDKYDAVVLLHRENLPYPRRLLFPPKLNQGPKAGDHVARWEASTYVNRFLLPGYLERSHEQLKEELMLDSDPTKCFLSVLEKRFGMLLKPWYDHLGGDLIGLTWTKQKSKKRKRDEDETDPKEILKAVGEMGKGLVRDILVAQVSMTFLKA, from the exons ATGGAGGCAGATTCTAAACTCAACGATTTGCTAGAGAAGAGTCGGATAGATCGCGATTCTACTGTGGACGGTCTCGTTTCATCAATTGAAGAAGCCATTGATGCTATACCTGAAGGTCTCGAG GTTACTTCGGAATTAGCTCCCAGCTTCGTTAGCGAGATTGGAGCTGATAAAGTTGAATTCATCTTCAAGAAGCCTAATGGTTTCAGACCCGTCGGCAGCTACTCCACTCGTTGTATGGCAAAGCCTGATGCTTCTGTTGATCTTCTCCTCCACTTGCCTAAG GAATGTTTTCATGAGAAAGATTATATGAATCATCTATACCATGCCAAGCGATGTCTATATCTTTGTGTACTTAAGAACCATTTGTTGTTGTCATCGTCTGTTGAGAAAGTTGAATGGTCAGCCTTACAGAACGAGGCGAGGAAGCCAGTCTTAGTTGTTTTCCCAG CTAAGAAAGTTGATCACTTACCTGGATTTTCCATAAGAATAATACCTTCAGCAAAATCACTGTTTGATGTTGCAATGCTGAGTATGAGCAGCAACAACCTCCCTTCTGTTACTGCAG ATGGTGACTCTCTGCCCACGCCCACTTACAACTTAAGCATATTGGAGGACATGTTTCTGGAGGAAAATTCTAATCTTCTCGAGAACAGATTATCTCAGTGGAAAGCGTTGCCAGATGCTTTGATATTGCTAAAG ATATGGGCTAGACAAAGGAGCTCGATATACGCCCATGACTGCTTGAATGGCTTTTTAATCTTCGTGATAGTATCATTCCTTGCAAGATTTGGCTACATTGAAAAGTCACAAAACGCACTGCAAATATTCACAAAGACACTGGAATTCATAA CCACTCATGATTTTGAGGGAAGCGGTCTATTTTTTACAGCAGGGAAGACCAAAATACTTGCCTCGACAGAG GAGAATAAGAAATTCAAAGAGTTGTTCCCTGTTCTTATATGTGATCCATCTACACACGTGAATCTGGCTTTCCGGATGACCAGTATTGGACTCCATGag CTCCGACATGAGGCTTCGTCAACTCTTACACGTATGAAACTCAGTGATGGAGGATTCGAGGAGGCTTTTATGACCAAGATCGACTATCCTGTTAAATATGACCATTGCATACG GTTACACCTAGAAGGGAAAATAGCAGAACCTACGTCAGTGTTTTGTTTGGACAAGGAATATTGGAGAATTTATGAGCAGAAAGTGCATAGCCTGCTGGAACAAGGACTTGGTGACAGAGCAAAATCAATCCGTGTTGTTTGGAGAAATGCCAATCAAGGCTCGTATGTTGaagat GGCTTGTCAGTTCTTGACAGAGAACCACTTTTTATTGGCATATCTATCAGATCAACCGAAAATGCGTTTAGAATGGTTGATATTGGACCAGATGCTGATAACAAGGAAGAG GTACTCAAGTTTCGAAAATTTTGGGGGGACAAGTCTGAGCTAAGGAGGCTTGAAGATGGAAGAATAGCGGAATGCACAG TCTGGGAGACTCAGCAGTGGAGAAGGCATCTTATCATGAAACAAATGATTGAGTATATCTTTGAGCGGCATCTTTCACTCTATTCCGATGATATTGTTCAATTGGTTGATCAACTTGACTTCTCTCTGCTCTACGGAGATAAAG ACCCAACATTTGGAAATTCGCTTTATGTCTTCAAAGTTCTCTCAAAGTGCTTGCTTGAGATCAAAGGCATTCCTCTAAACGTTTCTGGCATTCAGCCTTTAGATTCAG CTCTTAGGCTCACATCGGTGTTCCCTCCTGAACCTCACCCACTGGTTTGCGTGAAAATTGTTGAGCGAAGACTACATGAACATATGCCATCTTGCATACCGACAATGGAGGTCATGATTCAG CTAGAAGGACCTGGTGATTTGGAAATTGAGAAAACGAAAACTGACTTCCTTCTTCAAATTGTAAAGAA ACTTCAGAAGGTTAAGGGCATAACGCGACCAGCTACTGAGAATAACGTTGTTTTCATGGGTGGTTACGCGTTTCGTCTGAGTATTTTACATGAAA TTGGACCTGACCGAGTGAAGGATCTTTCCTCTACCGATAAAATGCTTTTCTTTCGCTGTCAACATGCAAAAATGATCTATGGTTTGCAAGCCGGATTTCCTACATATGCACCAGTTGCAAG GCTTGCAAAAAGATGGGTTTCTGCGCATCTCTTTTCTGGTTGCCTAGCAGAAGAAGCCATTGAACTTTTGGTTGCACATGTCTTCCTCACACCTCTCCCACTTGGTGTTCCTCTCTCTCGCTTCAGCGGATTCTTAAG GTTCTTGCGATTACTAGCAGACTATGACTGGTGGTCCTGTCCGCTGATTGTCGACAGAAACAGTGACTTTGGCATAAATGACCACAAGGACATCAAT GATAACTTCATGTCAAGTAGAAAGCGCGATGAAGAGGGCAGACAAAACATAAGTTCAGCCATGTTCTTGGCTGCTCCTTACGACAAGGCATCAGAGGCATGGACAACATTTTCACCAAACTTGTCG GAACAAAAAAGGTTGGTGGCTTCTGCTCGAAGCAGTGCAAACGTATTAAGTAAACTGGTACTGCAAGAACACAATGATTCTGTTCAATGGGAG AGCCTTTTCAGACCTCCTTTGGACAAGTATGACGCAGTTGTTCTTCTCCATAGAGAAAACCTACCTTACCCACGTCGTCTTTTGTTTCCGCCTAAACTTAACCAAGGTCCTAAAG CAGGGGATCATGTAGCACGTTGGGAGGCGAGTACATATGTTAACAGATTCTTATTGCCTGGATATTTGGAGAGAAGCCATGAGCAGCTTAAGGAGGAGTTAATGTTGGACTCCGATCCAACCAAGTGCTTCTTGAGTGTGTTGGAG AAACGGTTTGGGATGTTGTTGAAGCCGTGGTATGACCATTTAGGAGGTGACTTGATTGGTTTAACTTGGACTAAACAGAAGTCAAag AAACGAAAACGAGATGAAGATGAAACTGATCCGAAAGAGATTTTAAAGGCGGTAGGCGAAATGGGAAAAGGGTTGGTGAGAGATATCTTAGTTGCTCAAGTCTCCATGACGTTTCTAAAAGCTTAG
- the LOC125599252 gene encoding nucleolar protein 6-like isoform X1, protein MEADSKLNDLLEKSRIDRDSTVDGLVSSIEEAIDAIPEGLEVTSELAPSFVSEIGADKVEFIFKKPNGFRPVGSYSTRCMAKPDASVDLLLHLPKECFHEKDYMNHLYHAKRCLYLCVLKNHLLLSSSVEKVEWSALQNEARKPVLVVFPAKKVDHLPGFSIRIIPSAKSLFDVAMLSMSSNNLPSVTADGDSLPTPTYNLSILEDMFLEENSNLLENRLSQWKALPDALILLKIWARQRSSIYAHDCLNGFLIFVIVSFLARFGYIEKSQNALQIFTKTLEFITTHDFEGSGLFFTAGKTKILASTEENKKFKELFPVLICDPSTHVNLAFRMTSIGLHELRHEASSTLTRMKLSDGGFEEAFMTKIDYPVKYDHCIRLHLEGKIAEPTSVFCLDKEYWRIYEQKVHSLLEQGLGDRAKSIRVVWRNANQGSYVEDGLSVLDREPLFIGISIRSTENAFRMVDIGPDADNKEEVLKFRKFWGDKSELRRLEDGRIAECTVWETQQWRRHLIMKQMIEYIFERHLSLYSDDIVQLVDQLDFSLLYGDKDPTFGNSLYVFKVLSKCLLEIKGIPLNVSGIQPLDSALRLTSVFPPEPHPLVCVKIVERRLHEHMPSCIPTMEVMIQLEGPGDLEIEKTKTDFLLQIVKKLQKVKGITRPATENNVVFMGGYAFRLSILHEIGPDRVKDLSSTDKMLFFRCQHAKMIYGLQAGFPTYAPVARLAKRWVSAHLFSGCLAEEAIELLVAHVFLTPLPLGVPLSRFSGFLRFLRLLADYDWWSCPLIVDRNSDFGINDHKDINDNFMSSRKRDEEGRQNISSAMFLAAPYDKASEAWTTFSPNLSEQKRLVASARSSANVLSKLVLQEHNDSVQWESLFRPPLDKYDAVVLLHRENLPYPRRLLFPPKLNQGPKGDHVARWEASTYVNRFLLPGYLERSHEQLKEELMLDSDPTKCFLSVLEKRFGMLLKPWYDHLGGDLIGLTWTKQKSKKRKRDEDETDPKEILKAVGEMGKGLVRDILVAQVSMTFLKA, encoded by the exons ATGGAGGCAGATTCTAAACTCAACGATTTGCTAGAGAAGAGTCGGATAGATCGCGATTCTACTGTGGACGGTCTCGTTTCATCAATTGAAGAAGCCATTGATGCTATACCTGAAGGTCTCGAG GTTACTTCGGAATTAGCTCCCAGCTTCGTTAGCGAGATTGGAGCTGATAAAGTTGAATTCATCTTCAAGAAGCCTAATGGTTTCAGACCCGTCGGCAGCTACTCCACTCGTTGTATGGCAAAGCCTGATGCTTCTGTTGATCTTCTCCTCCACTTGCCTAAG GAATGTTTTCATGAGAAAGATTATATGAATCATCTATACCATGCCAAGCGATGTCTATATCTTTGTGTACTTAAGAACCATTTGTTGTTGTCATCGTCTGTTGAGAAAGTTGAATGGTCAGCCTTACAGAACGAGGCGAGGAAGCCAGTCTTAGTTGTTTTCCCAG CTAAGAAAGTTGATCACTTACCTGGATTTTCCATAAGAATAATACCTTCAGCAAAATCACTGTTTGATGTTGCAATGCTGAGTATGAGCAGCAACAACCTCCCTTCTGTTACTGCAG ATGGTGACTCTCTGCCCACGCCCACTTACAACTTAAGCATATTGGAGGACATGTTTCTGGAGGAAAATTCTAATCTTCTCGAGAACAGATTATCTCAGTGGAAAGCGTTGCCAGATGCTTTGATATTGCTAAAG ATATGGGCTAGACAAAGGAGCTCGATATACGCCCATGACTGCTTGAATGGCTTTTTAATCTTCGTGATAGTATCATTCCTTGCAAGATTTGGCTACATTGAAAAGTCACAAAACGCACTGCAAATATTCACAAAGACACTGGAATTCATAA CCACTCATGATTTTGAGGGAAGCGGTCTATTTTTTACAGCAGGGAAGACCAAAATACTTGCCTCGACAGAG GAGAATAAGAAATTCAAAGAGTTGTTCCCTGTTCTTATATGTGATCCATCTACACACGTGAATCTGGCTTTCCGGATGACCAGTATTGGACTCCATGag CTCCGACATGAGGCTTCGTCAACTCTTACACGTATGAAACTCAGTGATGGAGGATTCGAGGAGGCTTTTATGACCAAGATCGACTATCCTGTTAAATATGACCATTGCATACG GTTACACCTAGAAGGGAAAATAGCAGAACCTACGTCAGTGTTTTGTTTGGACAAGGAATATTGGAGAATTTATGAGCAGAAAGTGCATAGCCTGCTGGAACAAGGACTTGGTGACAGAGCAAAATCAATCCGTGTTGTTTGGAGAAATGCCAATCAAGGCTCGTATGTTGaagat GGCTTGTCAGTTCTTGACAGAGAACCACTTTTTATTGGCATATCTATCAGATCAACCGAAAATGCGTTTAGAATGGTTGATATTGGACCAGATGCTGATAACAAGGAAGAG GTACTCAAGTTTCGAAAATTTTGGGGGGACAAGTCTGAGCTAAGGAGGCTTGAAGATGGAAGAATAGCGGAATGCACAG TCTGGGAGACTCAGCAGTGGAGAAGGCATCTTATCATGAAACAAATGATTGAGTATATCTTTGAGCGGCATCTTTCACTCTATTCCGATGATATTGTTCAATTGGTTGATCAACTTGACTTCTCTCTGCTCTACGGAGATAAAG ACCCAACATTTGGAAATTCGCTTTATGTCTTCAAAGTTCTCTCAAAGTGCTTGCTTGAGATCAAAGGCATTCCTCTAAACGTTTCTGGCATTCAGCCTTTAGATTCAG CTCTTAGGCTCACATCGGTGTTCCCTCCTGAACCTCACCCACTGGTTTGCGTGAAAATTGTTGAGCGAAGACTACATGAACATATGCCATCTTGCATACCGACAATGGAGGTCATGATTCAG CTAGAAGGACCTGGTGATTTGGAAATTGAGAAAACGAAAACTGACTTCCTTCTTCAAATTGTAAAGAA ACTTCAGAAGGTTAAGGGCATAACGCGACCAGCTACTGAGAATAACGTTGTTTTCATGGGTGGTTACGCGTTTCGTCTGAGTATTTTACATGAAA TTGGACCTGACCGAGTGAAGGATCTTTCCTCTACCGATAAAATGCTTTTCTTTCGCTGTCAACATGCAAAAATGATCTATGGTTTGCAAGCCGGATTTCCTACATATGCACCAGTTGCAAG GCTTGCAAAAAGATGGGTTTCTGCGCATCTCTTTTCTGGTTGCCTAGCAGAAGAAGCCATTGAACTTTTGGTTGCACATGTCTTCCTCACACCTCTCCCACTTGGTGTTCCTCTCTCTCGCTTCAGCGGATTCTTAAG GTTCTTGCGATTACTAGCAGACTATGACTGGTGGTCCTGTCCGCTGATTGTCGACAGAAACAGTGACTTTGGCATAAATGACCACAAGGACATCAAT GATAACTTCATGTCAAGTAGAAAGCGCGATGAAGAGGGCAGACAAAACATAAGTTCAGCCATGTTCTTGGCTGCTCCTTACGACAAGGCATCAGAGGCATGGACAACATTTTCACCAAACTTGTCG GAACAAAAAAGGTTGGTGGCTTCTGCTCGAAGCAGTGCAAACGTATTAAGTAAACTGGTACTGCAAGAACACAATGATTCTGTTCAATGGGAG AGCCTTTTCAGACCTCCTTTGGACAAGTATGACGCAGTTGTTCTTCTCCATAGAGAAAACCTACCTTACCCACGTCGTCTTTTGTTTCCGCCTAAACTTAACCAAGGTCCTAAAG GGGATCATGTAGCACGTTGGGAGGCGAGTACATATGTTAACAGATTCTTATTGCCTGGATATTTGGAGAGAAGCCATGAGCAGCTTAAGGAGGAGTTAATGTTGGACTCCGATCCAACCAAGTGCTTCTTGAGTGTGTTGGAG AAACGGTTTGGGATGTTGTTGAAGCCGTGGTATGACCATTTAGGAGGTGACTTGATTGGTTTAACTTGGACTAAACAGAAGTCAAag AAACGAAAACGAGATGAAGATGAAACTGATCCGAAAGAGATTTTAAAGGCGGTAGGCGAAATGGGAAAAGGGTTGGTGAGAGATATCTTAGTTGCTCAAGTCTCCATGACGTTTCTAAAAGCTTAG
- the LOC125599255 gene encoding high mobility group B protein 9-like: MALVEYTPPSIGYTSSYPPPSQGSSSFTAIGTIEGKFDCGYLVKVKLGSEILNGVLYHSAQPGPPTPTADPIGAVVPYVEAGRRRRI; this comes from the exons ATGGCTCTCGTCGAATACACTCCTCCAAGCATAGGTTATACTAGCTCTTATCCTCCTCCTTCCCAAG GTTCGTCGAGTTTCACAGCCATAGGTACAATTGAAGGCAAATTCGACTGTGGTTATCTGGTTAAAGTTAAGTTGGGCTCAGAGATTCTTAATGGCGTGCTTTACCACTCAGCCCAGCCCGGCCCACCAACACCAACTGCTGATCCAATAGGTGCCGTTGTACCATACGTGGAAGCTGGGAGGAGACGACGTATCTAA